The Streptomyces sp. NBC_01317 genomic interval CGAGATCAAGAAGAAGCCCGAGGGCATCTACTCGGTCATCGATCTGCAGGCAGAGCCCGCGATCGTCAAGGAGCTCGACCGACAGATGAACCTGAACGAGTCGGTCCTCCGGACCAAGGTCCTCCGCCCCGAGACCCACTGAGCACCTAGCTCACACGTCATCGGGTTCGAGTAGCAGCAGCAAGCAGCCAGAAGCAATCCCCGCCGAGAGGTTCACCCATGGCAGGCGAGACCGTCATCACGGTCGTCGGCAATCTCGTCGACGACCCCGAGCTGCGCTTCACCCCGTCCGGTGCGGCGGTCGCGAAGTTCCGTGTCGCGTCCACACCCCGCATCTTCGACCGGCAGACCAACGAGTGGAAGGACGGCGAAGGCCTGTTCCTCACCTGCTCGGTCTGGCGTCAGGCGGCGGAGAACGTCGCGGAGTCGCTCCAGCGAGGCATGCGCGTCGTCGTGCAGGGCCGGCTGAAGCAGCGGTCCTACGAAGACCGTGAGGGCGTCAAGCGCACGGTCTACGAGCTGGACGTCGAAGAAGTCGGCCCCAGCCTCAAGAGCGCCACGGCCAAGGTCACCAAGACCACCGGCCGCGGTGGTCAGGGCCAGGGCGGGTACGGCGGCGGCGGTGGCGGCGGCCAGCAGGGCGGCGGCAGCTGGGGCGGCGGCTCCGGCGGCGGCAGCCCGCAGGGCGGTGGCGGGGCTCCCGCCGACGACCCGTGGGCCACCAGCGCACCGGCCGGCGGCAGCCAGCCGCCCAGCGGCGGCGGGGGCAACGGCGGAGGCAGCTGGGGCGGAAGCTCCGGCGGCGGCTACTCGGACGAGCCCCCCTTCTAAGGGACCGGCTCGTACCCCACTTCTTGATCAAACAGGAGATACACATGGCGAAGCCGCCTGTGCGCAAGCCCAAGAAAAAGGTCTGCGCATTCTGCAAGGACAAGACCCAGTACGTGGACTACAAGGACACGAACATGCTGCGGAAGTTCATTTCCGACCGCGGCAAGATCCGTGCCCGCCGCGTCACCGGCAACTGCACACAGCACCAGCGCGACGTCGCCACGGCCGTCAAGAACAGCCGTGAGATGGCGCTGCTGCCCTACACGTCCACCGCGCGATAAGGGGAGGGTGACCGAATCATGAAGATCATCCTCACTCACGAGGTCACTGGCCTCGGTGCCGCGGGCGACGTCGTCGAGGTCAAGGACGGCTACGCCCGCAACTACCTGGTCCCGCGCGGTTTCGCGATCCGCTGGACCAAGGGTGGCGAGAAGGACGTCGCGCAGATCCGGCGCGCGCGCAAGATCCACGAAATCGCGACCATCGAGCAGGCCAACGAGATCAAGGCCCGCCTCGAAGGCGTCAAGGTGCGTCTGGCCGTTCGCTCCGGCGACGCCGGCCGCCTCTTCGGCTCCGTCACCCCCGCCGACCTCGCCTCGGCGATCAAGTCGGCCGGCGGCCCGGACGTCGACAAGCGCCGCATCGAACTCGGATCGCCGATCAAGACCCTGGGCTCGCACCAGGTCTCCGTCCGGCTGCACCCCGAGGTCGCCGCGAAGCTCGGCATCGAGGTCATCGCCGCGTAACGCAGCGCTCGACAGAGCACAAGAGAGGGCCGCATCCCACCCGGGGATGCGGCCCTCCCGCCGTTCCACGCGATGTTTCACGTGAAACCGGACATCTCACCGCGTCGCGCCCGTTACCAACCACCGCCCGGAACGCGTCCGCCACCACAACGTCACCAACCGGACCGCCATCATCAGACCCATCGCCCACCACAACGCCGTCAACCCCCCACCCCACGACGGCACCGCCAACGCCACCGGCGCGAACACCGCCAACGTCACCACCATCGCCCCCGCCAGATACCGGCCGTCCCCCGCCCCCATCAACACCCCGTCCAGCACAAACACCACCCCCGAAACCGGCTGCGACACCGCCACCACCAACAACGCCGGCACCAACGTGTCCCGCACCACCTGATCCCCCGTGAACAACGGCACGAACAACGGACGCGCCAACACGATCACCACTCCGAACACCACCCCCGACACGACCCCCCACCGCACCATCCGACGGCACGCCTCCCGCGCTCCCCGAATGTCCCCCGCCCCCAGATACCGGCCGATGATCGCCTGCCCGGCGATCGCTATCGCGTCCAGCGCGAAAGCCGTCAGACTCCAGAGCGACAGAATGATCTGGTGAGCCGCGATATCGGCATCACCCAGCCGCGCCGCCACCGCCGTGGCGATCAGCAGCACCGCCCGGAGCGACAACGTACGGACCAGCAACGGCACTCCGGCCCGCGCACCCGCCCGTATCCCCGCGGGATCGGGACGCAGCGACGCACCGTGCCGGCGCGCTCCCCGTACGACCACCACCAGATAGACGGCCGCCATGCCGCACTGCGCGATCACCGTCCCCCACGCGGAACCGGCGATCCCGAACCCGAAGCCGTAGACGAACAGCGCGTTGAGCGCCGCGTTGGCGCCGAAGCCCCCGACAGCGACGTACAGGGGCGTCCTGGTGTCCTGGAGCCCCCGCAGCACCCCGGTGGCGGCCAGCACCACCAGCATGGCCGGTATGCCGAGGCTGGAGATGCGCAGATACGTGATGGCGTACGGCGCTGCGGTGGGGGAGGCCCCGAACAGGTCGACGAGCCACGGGGCGGCGGGCAGGGTGACGGCGATGACCCCGGCGCCGAGCAGGATCGCGAGCCAGATCCCGTCCATGCCCTGCTGGATGGCGGCCCGGAAATCACCCGCGCCCACCCGTCGGGCGACGGCCGCGGTGGTGGCGTAGGCGAGGAAGACGAAGACGCTCACCGCGGTGGTCAACAGGGCTGCCGCGATCGCCAGTCCGGCGAGCTGACGCGTACCCAGATGGCCGACGATCGCGCTGTCGACCATCACGAAGAGCGGTTCGGCGACGAGCGCGCCGAACGCGGGGACGGCGAGCGCGAGGATCTCGCGGTCGTGCCGGCGGCGGGTCGCCTTGGCTGCCAGAGGGGCCTGTGTCATGCGCTCAATCTAATCTTCCACAGGTAAGAGACGCAAAGGAGCTGTGCTCCTTACTTCGGGCGGGTTCCGGGGCTCGGTCGTGCGTCGTTTGTTCTGATCTTGGTCCAGTCGGGAAAGTTTTTCTCCCCCACAGCCGGTGGACGGAAAAAGCCCAGGTCAGAATGGTTGCGGCGGGGTCTCTATGATTTTGTCCACAGTGCTGTCCCCCGGTCCGTACACAGGATCGGGCAAGTTCTCCACAGCATCTGGTCTCTCGTCCACATGGCCTGTGGATAACAAGATTGGCTGACGTCGCGGACGGGCCTACCGTGGACCGGCGTCCGACGCGCCGGAACCGGAGTCAGGCCTCTCGTTTTGTCAGTGTCGTGCCGTAGAAAGAGTGGCACGGCGAGGTCCGCTGAGCGGACGTGAGGAGGTGGCCGGTGACCATTCCCGAGCCGTTGGACGACCCCTGGACCGACACCGGTCCAAGTGACCGTCTGCCTGTCTCCCGGCAGCGCCGTAGCGAGGGCCGGGGCCGTGAGGAGCAGCACGAGCGCGGTCGGGACGACAGCGCGTGGGACGGCGGATCGACCGGCTTCGAGCGGGTGCCTCCGCAGGACCTGGACGCCGAGCAGTCGGTCCTGGGTGGCATGTTGCTGTCCAAGGACGCGATCGCGGATGTCGTGGAGATCATCAAGGGGCACGATTTCTACCGTCCGGCGCACGAGACGGTCTTTCAGGCGATTCTCGACCTGTACGCGAAGGGGGAGCCGGCCGACCCGATCACGGTGGCGGCGGAGCTGACCAAGCGGGGGGAGATCACGCGGGTCGGCGGGGCGTCGTATCTGCACACGCTCGTCCAGTCGGTGCCGAGTGCGGCGAACGCTTCGTACTACGCGGAGATCGTCCATGAGCGGGCGGTGCTGCGGCGTCTCGTCGAGGCGGGTACGAAGATCACGCAGATGGGATACGCGGCGGACGGGGACGTCGACGAGATCGTGAACTCCGCCCAGGCGGAGATCTATGCGGTCACCGAGCAGCGGACCAGTGAGGACTATCTTCCGCTCGGCGACATCATGGAGGGTGCGCTGGACGAGATCGAGGCGATCGGTTCGCGCAGCGGTGAGATGACGGGTGTGCCGACGGGGTTCACGGACTTCGATTCGCTGACGAACGGTCTGCATCCCGGTCAGATGATTGTCATCGCGGCTCGTCCCGCGATGGGTAAGTCGACGCTGGCGCTGGACTTCGCACGGGCGGCGTCCATCAAGAACAATCTGCCGAGCGTCATCTTCTCGCTGGAGATGGGGCGCAACGAGATCGCGATGCGTCTGTTGTCGGCGGAGGCGCGGGTGGCGTTGCACCACATGCGGTCGGGGACGATGACGGACGAGGACTGGACGCGGCTGGCGCGGCGGATGCCGGATGT includes:
- a CDS encoding MATE family efflux transporter — encoded protein: MTQAPLAAKATRRRHDREILALAVPAFGALVAEPLFVMVDSAIVGHLGTRQLAGLAIAAALLTTAVSVFVFLAYATTAAVARRVGAGDFRAAIQQGMDGIWLAILLGAGVIAVTLPAAPWLVDLFGASPTAAPYAITYLRISSLGIPAMLVVLAATGVLRGLQDTRTPLYVAVGGFGANAALNALFVYGFGFGIAGSAWGTVIAQCGMAAVYLVVVVRGARRHGASLRPDPAGIRAGARAGVPLLVRTLSLRAVLLIATAVAARLGDADIAAHQIILSLWSLTAFALDAIAIAGQAIIGRYLGAGDIRGAREACRRMVRWGVVSGVVFGVVIVLARPLFVPLFTGDQVVRDTLVPALLVVAVSQPVSGVVFVLDGVLMGAGDGRYLAGAMVVTLAVFAPVALAVPSWGGGLTALWWAMGLMMAVRLVTLWWRTRSGRWLVTGATR
- a CDS encoding single-stranded DNA-binding protein is translated as MAGETVITVVGNLVDDPELRFTPSGAAVAKFRVASTPRIFDRQTNEWKDGEGLFLTCSVWRQAAENVAESLQRGMRVVVQGRLKQRSYEDREGVKRTVYELDVEEVGPSLKSATAKVTKTTGRGGQGQGGYGGGGGGGQQGGGSWGGGSGGGSPQGGGGAPADDPWATSAPAGGSQPPSGGGGNGGGSWGGSSGGGYSDEPPF
- the dnaB gene encoding replicative DNA helicase, which codes for MTIPEPLDDPWTDTGPSDRLPVSRQRRSEGRGREEQHERGRDDSAWDGGSTGFERVPPQDLDAEQSVLGGMLLSKDAIADVVEIIKGHDFYRPAHETVFQAILDLYAKGEPADPITVAAELTKRGEITRVGGASYLHTLVQSVPSAANASYYAEIVHERAVLRRLVEAGTKITQMGYAADGDVDEIVNSAQAEIYAVTEQRTSEDYLPLGDIMEGALDEIEAIGSRSGEMTGVPTGFTDFDSLTNGLHPGQMIVIAARPAMGKSTLALDFARAASIKNNLPSVIFSLEMGRNEIAMRLLSAEARVALHHMRSGTMTDEDWTRLARRMPDVSQAPLYIDDSPNLSMMEIRAKCRRLKQRNDLRLVVIDYLQLMQSGGSKRAESRQQEVSDMSRNLKLLAKELAVPVIALSQLNRGPEQRTDKKPMVSDLRESGSIEQDADMVILLHREDAYEKESPRAGEADLIVAKHRNGPTATITVAFQGHYSRFVDMAQT
- the rplI gene encoding 50S ribosomal protein L9; this encodes MKIILTHEVTGLGAAGDVVEVKDGYARNYLVPRGFAIRWTKGGEKDVAQIRRARKIHEIATIEQANEIKARLEGVKVRLAVRSGDAGRLFGSVTPADLASAIKSAGGPDVDKRRIELGSPIKTLGSHQVSVRLHPEVAAKLGIEVIAA
- the rpsR gene encoding 30S ribosomal protein S18, which translates into the protein MAKPPVRKPKKKVCAFCKDKTQYVDYKDTNMLRKFISDRGKIRARRVTGNCTQHQRDVATAVKNSREMALLPYTSTAR